In Arthrobacter sp. B3I4, the following proteins share a genomic window:
- a CDS encoding IS481 family transposase, protein MSHVNARLTVHGRRLIVDRVAAGRPVAHIAAELGVSRQTAYRWVRRFRTEGTAGLRDRSSRPKSSPARTSPEREQAVLDARRSVRFGPLRIAALTGVPARTVGRILHRHGVAHLADCDPLTGAPIRAARTTANRYERSRPGEMIHLDVKKLGRIPEGGGWRAHGRSERVRGNGIGYDYVHVAIDDHTRIGYAEVLPDEKGATAAAFLTRAAAYFAGHGIDRIERVLTDNAFAYRNSTAFRQAVADLGAVQRFIKPHCPWTNGKAERFNRTLQTEWAYRQVFTSSNHRQAALAPWLQHYNTERIHTGIGTTPINRVSPT, encoded by the coding sequence GTGTCCCACGTTAATGCCCGACTGACAGTTCATGGAAGACGCCTCATCGTTGACCGGGTGGCCGCAGGCCGGCCGGTCGCCCATATCGCCGCGGAGCTCGGTGTCTCCCGGCAGACCGCGTACCGGTGGGTCCGACGGTTCCGGACCGAAGGAACGGCCGGACTGCGGGACCGCTCAAGCCGCCCGAAGTCATCACCGGCCCGGACAAGTCCCGAGCGTGAACAAGCCGTCCTGGACGCCCGGCGCTCTGTCCGGTTCGGGCCATTGCGGATCGCGGCGCTGACCGGCGTCCCGGCCCGGACCGTGGGCAGGATCCTGCACCGCCACGGCGTCGCGCACTTGGCGGACTGTGACCCGCTGACCGGCGCTCCGATCCGGGCTGCCAGGACCACGGCGAACCGGTACGAACGCTCACGGCCCGGGGAAATGATCCACCTGGACGTCAAGAAACTCGGCCGCATCCCGGAAGGAGGCGGCTGGCGGGCCCACGGCCGCTCGGAACGGGTCCGAGGCAATGGAATTGGTTACGACTACGTCCACGTCGCGATCGATGACCACACACGCATCGGCTACGCCGAAGTCCTCCCCGACGAGAAGGGCGCCACCGCGGCCGCGTTCCTCACCCGCGCCGCAGCCTACTTCGCCGGGCACGGCATCGACCGCATCGAACGCGTCCTCACGGACAACGCCTTTGCCTACCGCAACTCCACCGCGTTCCGCCAGGCAGTCGCCGACCTTGGCGCAGTCCAGCGCTTCATCAAGCCCCACTGCCCCTGGACCAACGGCAAAGCCGAACGCTTCAACCGCACCCTGCAAACCGAATGGGCCTACCGGCAGGTCTTCACCAGCAGCAACCACCGCCAAGCAGCCCTTGCGCCCTGGCTCCAGCACTACAACACTGAACGAATCCACACCGGCATCGGAACCACACCCATCAACCGAGTGTCACCAACCTAA
- a CDS encoding DUF1206 domain-containing protein gives MGEASQKANRAVSEAASASRSPALTALARAGFVFIGLVHILIGAIALQIDKGQGGQADQSGAIGSLASKPGGPLLLWAGFAACAALALWMISEAVFEARSETDGKKKLQKAGAAAGKAVVFGFLAFTFSVFAAGGNKNSSQSASDFTAKLMGAPAGVVLLIVVGLAIIGAGAYYVYRGVTRKFMKDLQDPGQVRTAVEWLGTIGYAAKGLVLAVVGVLIIAAAATADPSKSSGLDGGLKTLGSQPYGVALLGATAAGLICYGLYSMARARYGRF, from the coding sequence ATGGGCGAAGCCTCGCAGAAAGCGAATCGAGCGGTCTCCGAAGCGGCCTCCGCAAGCCGGAGCCCCGCGTTGACGGCTCTCGCCCGGGCCGGATTCGTCTTCATCGGGCTGGTCCACATTCTGATCGGAGCCATTGCACTCCAGATCGACAAGGGGCAGGGCGGCCAGGCCGACCAGTCCGGGGCGATCGGATCGCTCGCCTCCAAGCCGGGCGGCCCGCTCCTTCTCTGGGCCGGGTTTGCGGCCTGTGCTGCTCTGGCCCTCTGGATGATCAGCGAGGCAGTCTTCGAGGCCCGCTCTGAAACCGACGGGAAAAAGAAGCTGCAAAAGGCGGGGGCGGCCGCAGGAAAAGCAGTTGTGTTCGGTTTCCTGGCCTTCACGTTCTCGGTCTTCGCGGCCGGGGGCAACAAGAACTCCAGCCAGTCAGCCAGCGACTTCACCGCCAAGCTGATGGGTGCACCAGCCGGCGTGGTGCTCCTGATCGTGGTGGGTCTCGCCATCATCGGCGCCGGGGCCTACTACGTCTACCGCGGCGTCACCCGGAAGTTCATGAAGGACCTGCAGGACCCCGGTCAGGTGCGCACCGCTGTCGAGTGGCTCGGGACCATCGGCTATGCCGCCAAGGGCCTGGTCCTCGCCGTCGTCGGCGTCCTGATCATCGCCGCGGCGGCTACAGCGGATCCGTCGAAGTCTTCGGGCTTGGATGGCGGACTGAAAACCCTCGGGTCCCAGCCTTACGGCGTCGCCCTGCTTGGCGCCACTGCGGCCGGGCTGATCTGTTACGGCCTGTACTCGATGGCCCGCGCGCGGTACGGGCGGTTCTAA
- a CDS encoding CsbD family protein: protein MGLGDKIENAAEKAGGKGKEAAGSATGDESLRAEGQTDQAKGDLKQAGEKVKDAFKKD from the coding sequence ATGGGACTAGGCGACAAGATTGAGAACGCTGCCGAGAAGGCTGGCGGTAAGGGCAAGGAAGCTGCCGGTAGCGCCACAGGCGATGAGAGCCTGCGTGCCGAAGGCCAAACTGACCAGGCCAAAGGCGATTTGAAGCAGGCCGGCGAGAAGGTCAAAGACGCCTTTAAAAAGGACTGA
- a CDS encoding GatB/YqeY domain-containing protein has translation MTLKERLHEDVVAHMKAGNKTALTTVRNVLGEIGTREKSGKTPVELDDAQVTTLLQKEAAKRRDTARIYTEAGEADRASAEVAEAEIIEAYLPKALTRGEVEAIVDEVIASLRSSGQDLSLRSIGAVMKPVTAKVAGRFDGKTVSEIVRGRLG, from the coding sequence ATGACTCTCAAAGAGCGACTGCACGAGGACGTCGTTGCCCACATGAAAGCAGGCAACAAGACGGCGCTGACCACCGTGCGGAACGTCCTGGGCGAGATCGGCACCCGCGAGAAGTCCGGCAAGACCCCGGTGGAGCTCGATGACGCCCAAGTCACGACGCTGCTCCAGAAGGAAGCCGCCAAGCGGCGCGACACCGCCCGCATCTACACCGAGGCCGGTGAAGCGGACCGCGCCAGCGCGGAAGTCGCTGAAGCGGAGATCATCGAGGCGTACCTGCCGAAGGCGCTCACCCGCGGGGAGGTCGAAGCGATCGTCGACGAGGTCATCGCATCGCTCAGGTCCAGCGGCCAGGACCTTTCCCTGCGGTCCATCGGCGCTGTGATGAAGCCCGTCACGGCCAAGGTGGCCGGGCGGTTCGACGGAAAGACCGTCAGTGAAATCGTCCGCGGCCGTCTCGGCTAA